One segment of Erigeron canadensis isolate Cc75 chromosome 2, C_canadensis_v1, whole genome shotgun sequence DNA contains the following:
- the LOC122589649 gene encoding TPR repeat-containing thioredoxin TTL4-like — protein sequence MAELGNMSGCGVFSAVFGRRPRRSVSTGSLPNVDVLEFPKTTSSRGSDTRRRKGSHGSSIDYSSSTVEQPENKTDRIIPRPTPNQKRKAIPPVYVQSQQTDKKSVPDVKVGSGGSKVRPSGQHFQNDGANKKVAQGMMRSGELEAMIEDHQRSNYNGNMKVFGNLGNLRQMNPNNVNYIPKNVQIERPVPNGMGNITRPQAKANPYCRALSTRMDPEQLKIMGNEDYKNGRFAEALSLYDAAISLDPEKASYRSNKSAALTSLGRLLEAVFEAKEAIRIEPFYQRAHNRLATLYLRLGEPEKTICHYKQAGSEAEPDLITKAQNLQMHLTKCNEAKKRRDWNRLLKETSLAISSGADFALQIYTMKAEGLLKLHRHQEANQVLSSAPKFDVDDCTKFYGPIIHASILVIRAQVYLAAGRIDDAMEEVQTAAKMDPNNKDANIMVHRTKAIIDARFKGNDLFKAAKYLEACNAYGEGLDHEPFNSVLLCNRAACRAKLGQFEKAIEDCTMALNIRPSYSKARLRRADCSAKLGKWQASIDDYEMLTRESPEDEAVRKSLKEAKDQLNRA from the exons atggCTGAGTTGGGGAATATGTCCGGGTGTGGTGTATTTAGCGCGGTTTTTGGTCGAAGGCCTAGACGTTCGGTCTCAACAGGCTCACTACCGAATGTCGATGTGCTTGAGTTCCCTAAAACTACAAGCAGCCGGGGTTCCGATACAAGGAGAAGAAAAGGGTCACATGGTTCATCAATTGATTATTCATCAAGTACAGTAGAACAACCCGAGAATAAAACTGACCGAATTATTCCTAGGCCTACGCCAAATCAAAAAAGGAAGGCCATCCCACCAGTATATGTGCAGTCTCAACAAACAGATAAGAAAAGTGTACCTGATGTAAAGGTAGGATCAGGAGGGTCAAAAGTTAGACCAAGTGGTCAACATTTCCAAAATGATGGAGCAAACAAAAAGGTTGCTCAAGGAATGATGAGATCAGGAGAGCTTGAAGCCATGATTGAAGATCATCAAAGATCAAACTATAACGGTAACATGAAAGTATTTGGAAATTTGGGTAATTTACGCCAAATGAATCCAAACAATGTTAACTATATTCCCAAAAACGTTCAAATTGAACGGCCCGTGCCAAATGGAATGGGGAACATTACAAGGCCACAAGCAAAGGCTAATCCTTATTGTAGAGCTCTATCTACAAGAATGGATCCTGAACAGTTGAAGATCATGGGTAATGAAGATTATAAAAACGGCCGTTTTGCTGAAGCATTGTCGCTTTATGATGCTGCGATTTCTCTTGATCCAGAAAAAGCGTCATACAGAAGCAACAAAAGTGCAGCCTTAACTAGCTTAGGGAGGCTTTTAGAAGCAGTGTTTGAAGCCAAAGAAGCTATCAGAATTGAACCCTTCTACCAAAGGGCTCATAATCGTCTAGCCACATTATATCTCAG ATTAGGAGAGCCAGAAAAAACAATTTGCCACTATAAACAGGCAGGGTCAGAAGCTGAACCTGATCTTATCACAAAAGCCCAAAATCTTCAGATGCACCTTACCAAGTGTAACGAGGCAAAGAAGAGAAGAGATTGGAATAGATTGTTAAAAGAAACCAGTCTAGCAATATCTTCCGGCGCAGATTTTGCTTTACAG ATATACACGATGAAAGCCGAGGGGTTATTGAAGTTGCATAGGCACCAAGAAGCAAACCAAGTGTTGAGCAGTGCGCCAAAGTTTGATGTAGATGACTGCACCAAGTTTTACGGTCCCATCATCCATGCTAGTATATTGGTCATACGGGCTCAAGTCTATCTGGCTGCTGGCAG GATTGATGATGCAATGGAGGAGGTTCAGACTGCGGCAAAGATGGACCCAAACAATAAAGATGCGAATATAATGGTGCATAGAACCAAGGCTATAATCGATGCCAGGTTCAAAGGCAATGATTTGTTCAAGGCTGCTAAATACTTAGAGGCCTGCAATGCTTATGGAGAGGGGCTTGATCATGAGCCTTTTAACTCTGTGTTGCTCTGCAATCGTGCTGCTTGTCGAGCTAAACTTGGTCAGTTTGAAAAAGCCATTGAGGATTGCACCATGGCCTTAAATATACGTCCCTCTTATAGCAAAGCAAGACTACGGCGAGCTGACTGCAGTGCTAAG TTAGGAAAATGGCAAGCATCCATAGACGATTATGAGATGTTAACGAGAGAATCGCCGGAAGATGAGGCCGTTAGAAAGTCCTTGAAAGAGGCTAAAGATCAGCTAAATAGAGCATGA